In the Bacteroidota bacterium genome, GAATTCTTTCCCTATTGAAGTGAGCCATTTTTTCATGTAATATATAATCTTGCAAAAGTAAAGGGCCTCTCGGCCCAATACTCATACTATTTTCATTTTCCACATAGGGCTTACCCGATGTAGTAGTGAGTTTCTTATTTTGTTTTTTATCCATCTGATTAGTTCGCGTTTGCGACTTTTTTCCCTTCGAAATGAAACTCGACCCTACGGTTCATCTGGTCTTCTGCATCGCTACATTCTACGCCTTGCACACAGCGGTTAACAACTTGCGATAAACCATAACCTGTGGCAACCATACGCTTTTTGCCAACACCTTTTTTGTTAAGATAGCGAACTGCTGCGGCATGACGGTCATTGCTCAATACTATATTATATTCAGGTGTGCCTCTGCTGTCGCAGTGACCACCAACTATCAATTTCATATCAGGGAATTCTTTCATATAGTTAACCACGCTGTCTAAGTATGAAATCGCATCGGGACGTATATCATATTTATCAAAATCGAAGTATATAATTCCGTTAATAGGCATGGGTGCTTTTACTTTTACAATTTGATCCAAATTGGCTTTTACAATAATAGGTTCTTCTACAGGCACTACTGCCAATACTTCTACTGGAGGTTTTGGTCTGTACCCAATAGTATATATAGAGGTGACAAAGTCGCTATCCAAATCCTCACGATTCAAGTCAAAATATAAAATATCATCTTCGCCATTTCCACTTGTATTTCTGTTTGAAGTTATATAACCTGTTTTACCGCTTTTTAGGAATATAATTCCATTATCATCGGCTGTAGAATTAAAAGGATATTTCATAGGTTTAGCTTTCTCCAAGCGACCATTATTGTTTAATGCTACACAAACGTCCATACCTCCCAAACCTTGATAACCATTTGAAGCAAAATAGAAATTACCTGCACTGTCCATACTCGGATATTTCTCTCTGTTGAAAGTATTAATATTGGAACCCATATTGATGGGGCTGCCCCAAGTATCTCCTACACGGTTGCAATAATATAAATCTGTTTCACCATAGCCACCTGCCATGTCGGAAACAAAATAAAGTCGTGATCCATCAGGAGAAAGGAAGGGATTGGCCACCGAATAATTATTACTATTATGCGGGAACGCAACTGCTTTTGTCCATTCTCCATCTTTCTTTGTTAGCATAAATATCTTATTACGTTCGATGCCTAATGTTTTC is a window encoding:
- a CDS encoding OmpA family protein; the encoded protein is MKNIYTIIIAALFCITVNAQTKKADRLYNNWEYYEAAKLYQKAIDKNPTTDLYYKLGECYRKMNCYKKSEQEAYDKVNAAGTYSKPEFYLNYGQVLKSNGRYSESKIAFNKYTELVPSDPRGKFYSESIDTVVYDHQWDEQITISNVAKLNSKEADFSPVLYKDGIVFASSRKTAGHGKVYPWTGSNYLDLYYAKSMTNNDTNYTDLAPLGGKHIDNKYHDGPACFSKNYDTIYTTRVEKYLKGDEKKTLGIERNKIFMLTKKDGEWTKAVAFPHNSNNYSVANPFLSPDGSRLYFVSDMAGGYGETDLYYCNRVGDTWGSPINMGSNINTFNREKYPSMDSAGNFYFASNGYQGLGGMDVCVALNNNGRLEKAKPMKYPFNSTADDNGIIFLKSGKTGYITSNRNTSGNGEDDILYFDLNREDLDSDFVTSIYTIGYRPKPPVEVLAVVPVEEPIIVKANLDQIVKVKAPMPINGIIYFDFDKYDIRPDAISYLDSVVNYMKEFPDMKLIVGGHCDSRGTPEYNIVLSNDRHAAAVRYLNKKGVGKKRMVATGYGLSQVVNRCVQGVECSDAEDQMNRRVEFHFEGKKVANAN